In Xyrauchen texanus isolate HMW12.3.18 unplaced genomic scaffold, RBS_HiC_50CHRs HiC_scaffold_839, whole genome shotgun sequence, the genomic window TATTATGGAGGGTTGTTTAAAAAAACGACAACAAAAAAAAGGCTATTTTGGGGGATTTTATTAAAATCTGAAGAGAACAAAAAAAAGTGTATCATTGCTAATAAGCTAATTATTTATCAATTAGATTAATGTAACTTTTGAATAAACCATAAGGGAGGATTTAATTGTACACTAAATGAAAGACGCGAATCTATCATTTGAATCATGAATTTCTGCTATGGCTAAGATTTAGTTTATGAATATTAATCACGTTACGTGACGTTCGACCAATGACACCCGTTGGTATACTtgactcatgaatattaaatataaatcgtGATCGGAAGCCCCAGAGCCATTGGGAAGCTCCAGCTCCAGGAAGATTACGCTGGCATGTCTAGagtaatattcatgagccaaatCGGAAATCCACAAAAACATCCTTCATAATAAAAGTCACTTAAATATGACCAACattgacataaatctcctgtttCCATAGTGGCACTGAACCATCTGTTCCAAGACCAGTCTTTATATTAATCCAAATGAACGTTAAAAACACGAGTAAACAAACGCGAGCAGAAAAAAACTGGGTTGACAGTTTGGTTTGTGATGTGGCCTCGCATTATCAAAACCAGTTTGATATGGTTTTGGACCACCAGAGGGAGAACTCAGTCGAAATACACTGTAGACCAGACCAAAGCGGATTAGACCGGAACCTGCGTCGTCCAGTCTCGTGTTTACAAATGAACAAAAAGGTCAGGTGGAAAACACAGTTAAATCAGTAAATAATCTGACTGAAAACCCCTTTCTTCTGAATTATGTCACACGGCTGGATAAAAGATTAATTTCGAGGTTCTTTAAACTTGATTGAAGTTGTAAAGAATGGACGCGCTATGGACGAAGACAATCGAAGGTGTGTAATTGCTTTTCCCGGTCTATTTTTTCCTTGTGGTAAAATACAACACCACAAACCAGAATGTTAAAGCGATAGCAATGTAGTAAATTCAGTCAGATTTGATTTCTACGATTATCATGCATTATTTTAGAagagaacattttaatatattttgattatttgtaACGCACCATGTCACTCAAATGCATGCAACTTGCAtggtcttttttttattgttttctagcTCTCCCTTTGCTTGAGTCTTTATGATTTATTGCATCTCTTGTTAATCAGACCCCCTTTCATTGATGAGCTTCATGGTTCCTCCATTGAGGTTACTCTCTGCAGCCATGTGGCAGGTGACAGAACAGAGACAGGTGAAGCACTATGGGATGCTGGAGGAATTTGTAACCATGGTGACGGAGGCTGTGCCAGAGCTCCTGAATTACCGTCAAAGAGCCCAGCTGATTCTTGGATTAAGAGCAAGGGTAAGACATGGCACAAAGTAACATATCATTTTAGTGCACCATGTAAAAACATTAATGTTCTGTTTCTATAAGAAAATTAGTTGCAGTATAGTGTCTCTTATTTTGTATAGCTGCTTCTGGATTTGTGCGTGTTAAAAATCAAGTCGACTTGGACAATCTTCAGCCCCACTTGGATCGAGTTCGGGCTCCTCGTGTGAACACCACACTCAGTGAGGTATGAGAAGCAGAGCTGTCGTTATGGATGGAAAACTGGGAATGGTGTCCAATGCCCTGTGATGTGGGGGCCCACCCTTAAAACATTTTGTCCTGGGCCATGATGAGAAGGTTTGGAGGTGGGATTGAGGACTGTATGGACATGGTGTTTCTATCCACAGGTTGATGAAGACATTGAAGAATCTGAGACTCAGCTTTTTGGACCTTGTCCAGACCCTTATCAACAACCCTGGAGAGAGAGAACTTTTTCAAGGTTACCCATATACACATTTACTATACTCTTTCCATGTTTGCTGCCTTTATTTCCTGTGTAATAAAGTGCATTTACAAGTTTTACATCCCTTTACAATTAATAGAATGTTTTCCCGATGGTATACAGCCCAAAGTTCGACAAAAACACTTCATACGCTTATGGAAGACTTCCTCCTACAGCTTGATCGAATGATATCAGTCCCAGATCTTTCACAGGTACGTCAATAAACGCAATATTACAATGTTCTGTTCACTGTTTTTAGCTGCTCTTGGTCAGAGTTAAAGTGTACTTTGTGATCCTTTAGCAGTTCAGTACCATTTAGAAGGTCAATTCAGTATCAATGTGATTTTATTCCTCAGATGGCCTCATGGCTCAGGGGTTGTCCTTCTCTTCTGGATGAGTGTCTTCAGTCAATTTCTGTCCCAAAGCAATTGAAGATCCTCCTTGAACATCAGAGAGCTAATGGACATCTTCTGGAAAATGGTAgaatgttttttatgtttcagtACAAACTTTGTAAGTTTTTCGGTACAAATATGAATGTTACATGCATCAAATTAATGTTTACTCATTCTATTTACCCACATAATCATGTGAAAGATTATATCAGATGTGTGAATACACTATGCAATTACATTGTGACTGTGCCTCAGGTGCATTCCCTTGCATCCGTGATTGTGGTGTGAGCCAGAAGACACCTACAAAATGAATTACAATGGAACAGTTTCATCAATGTAACCTGAATCACAAATGGACAGCTGCAAAGAAAACCAGTTGTGGGGTGCTCATTAGAGAGGTCCTAACTAGGTATAGGCAAGATGGTCAACTAGTTAGGTTTTTACATTACAGCGAGCCCACTGCATTATGTTTACTAGCTGTTTTTTAAACTAAGAAACATGTCTGATCAGGACCTTTATTATACATGGCTTGAGAGAATGAgagatactcttttaaaaaatcttcattagtgttctgttgaagaaaaagtcctacacatcagaaatggcatgagggtgggtaatgatgagagaattttcactctTGTGTGAACAGTTGCTTTAAGACAGACTAGTCTAACTTAATCATTCTGCATTAGAATAAACCAAACGCATATCTAAAAGATATAACGCATTTcatttctctctctgttgcaGAGTCTCTTCCACTGGGTCGAGTCGTCATACCCAGCAACCACACAGAATCTGGTGACCCATCTGAATTAGGAAACGATTCAGATGGTCTTGAAGATGATTGCCAAAGTTCTATAACCACATCTGATTTCCATATCTCTGGCTGGTCGGCTATGAAGGGAAAACACAAGAAAGAGACCAATgaactgatggagagagaggaTGAAGttgatgatgaagaagaagaagaagaagatgatgatgatgataatgatgaagaATACTTGCCAAACAAGAGTCAAAGAGGAACACTTGCTCATTCTAGGAATCAGGCAAGCTGCAAAAGAACACCAGGGAAATCCAATAAAAGGAAAAGAGAAGACAATGACGTTGAAGTGTCCAGAGAATTCACGTTTATCAATCACTTGAGGCGTACACAGGTGAGGTTGTtataagcagtgttggggaagctacttgaaactgtagcttcccaagatACAATCTACTCAGAATTTGAAGGAGataaagggattgttcaacctgagaaaagaaaaagaaaattctgtaatcatgtaGTCCCTTTTGTCATTCTAAACAGTGATCCACAGATTTTCACGtgtttttgcataatttattagACGAGGCTTCTTACCCCACCACTGAGGCTTCTAAAGTCCCTTGGACAGATGAAGAAACATTCGGTCTCATCAAAATATGGGGGAAAGACAGTATACAGCGGACTCTAAAAGACTGTGCCCACAACCGCCACATATTCAACCTCATCTCAAAGATGATGTCCGAGCGAGGATTTGCCAGAACGGCAGAACAATGTCACACCAGGATCAAGCGGCTGAAAATGAGCTTTCGACAATGCCATGAAAGCAAGTGAGTTTACTAACTCATAAATacactcaaagggatagttcacccaaaactgaaaattctctcatcatttactcaccctcatgccatcccagatgtgtttgactttctttcttcagcaaaacacaaacaataaagattttagaaaaatatttcagctctgtaggtccatacaatgcaagtaaatggcgATCAGAcctttatagctccaaaaatcacataaaggaagcataaaagtaatccataagactcctatcttcagaagtgatataatagatttgggtgagaaacggatcaaaatttaagtcctttttaattctaaatctccactttcacttttacatccgaAAGTCTCATGTGGTGCCTGTTaagcttcactttcacatttgaaagtgaaagttaaagtggagatttagaattttgtttaaatattgttctgtttctcactcatatggataacttttactgtttccttttttaatttttggagctacacaggtctgatcaccattcacttacattgtgtggacctacagagctgaaatattcttctaaaaatatttgttttattctgcTGTAGAAAGTCAGACATTCACCCCCGTCCCAGTAACTgaagtgaatgtgtgtttgtttgacagtATGAAAGGAACAGTGCGACCTGAATGGAAGTTCTACAATCTGCTAGAGAAAATTCTCTGCAGGAAAGACTCCTTCACAAACCAAGAATTCAGTATCAATGCTAACGATGGCACAGTTGCCGATGAGTCCACAGGACAGCATGATGAACAGGGCATTACTGACCAGGAGTTTCTTGGTAATGCCGGACAAGAGGGTAACTCAGATTTTGCACTTTGGATTGCTGGTTTCAGTTCCATTTTAGTGTTGCTGAAGTCTTGCTTCAAGCTGTTCACATTGGTCGATTCTATATAGTGTAGCTTTGATGTGTAAAACTATGTAAAATTTAAATCAGTTTCTTTCTGTCATGTCCTCTCAAGATACTAGGAATGTCCCATGGACAGACCTAGAGACTCAAACCTTGATCAGTATCTGGGGAGAGGACCGAACCCAGCGAGAACTGAGAGGAGTCCAGCAAGACGGACACATCTTCGACATGATCTCTAAAAAGATGGGCGCTCAAGGTTACATCCGAACGGAGGAACAGTGTCAGACTAGAGTGAAGAGACTGAAGCAGTGTTTCAAACAGTGTTATGAGAATAACCCGTGAGTGCTTCACCTTCTTTAACGGGATATTGATTAAAAAGAAAGTTTAGATGGTTACTCTTTAAGCTCACACTAGATtgtcctgatggagggaaagcaGAACCTGTTTGAGAAACATATTAAGAGCTGCCTTTGTGTTAGACTAGCTGCTTGAAAGTgctattgtgttgtgttgttctTTTTTTCCAAAAACTACAGCTTGGAGGGCAAAGAGCAAGTTGAATTTAAATTCTATAAACAGATGGAGAAAATTATGGGTAATAAGGAGTCCAGTCACAACCTTCTGACAGAGGTCAAAGATGAAGAGTCGGATAGTGAATACCAAGTGTACACATACCAGGATATAGGTATGAATTTGTTTCCATAGTTTCAGTAATATAATGTTTAGGActgtaaaaatgcattaatgcatCACAATGAAAATTCAATTTAATGATaagtggatttaaaaaaatagatcacccaaaaatatttattgtctcatcatttacttgtgtCGTCGTCGTCGTCGGCGGCAACCGTCCGTCTCGGGAGACGATGGTGTAGCTCGGTGCGTCTATCTGCACCGCCGGGAATGGCTGTACAGACCAATTCTAGAGTGGCAGTCCTTGCCGCACTGGGCGCAGGAGAAGGGGGATGGGTGGTCAGGCTGCTGTTGCCGCTGCTTCCGCCTAGCTCTCTTTGCCACGGCAGTGTCGTTTCGTGCCGCTTCTGCTTTGATTGTTACCTGCCGGACTGCTTGTCGCCAAAGCGGAGCGATCATCAGCCAGTCTCTCCCATGCGCTGGGGGCAATGCCGCATTGCTTCAGGTCCTTTTTGCAGGCGTCTTTGAAGCGCAATTTGGGAGCCCTGTGGTTCTGGTGCCTTCAGCCAGCTTCGCCGTAGAGGAGGTCTTTGGGGATGCGGCCTGCGTCCATCCTCCTGACATGCCCAAGCCACCGCGGCCGTCTTTAAGCTGGCGTTGCATACAAACTGCTCATGTTGGCTCGTTCCAGCACCTCGGTGTTGGGGATCTTGTCCTGCCACTTGATATGCAATATGCGGCGCAGGCACCGCATGATGGAAGCTGTTGAGTTTCTTCTGCGTGCCTTAAGTAGGTGGTCCATGACTTCGCTGCCATAAAGGGCGTACTGAGCCGCGCAGGCTTGGTACAGCGCGCAGTCTGGTGCGTCTCAGTGAGGCTAGAGTTGTTCCACACTCGCTGATTTAACTTGGCCATGACTGCGGCTGCCTTGGCGATTCTGCTGTTGATCTCAGGGTCGATGGATAGCGAACTTGAGATCGTGGACTAAGATGCGTGAAGTTCTCAACAACGTCCAGGCTGTACCCGTCGATGGCGGTGTTTGGAGAGTCTCTGCTCCTGCATCATGGCGTTGGTCTTCTTCAGGCTGATGGTCAATCCAAACTCCTTGCAGGCGTGTGAGAGGCAGTTGACAAGCTGCTGGAGTCCGTCTGCCGTGTGTGAAGTCAAGGCTGCGTCATCAGCGAAGAGCATCTCACGAATGAGTACCTCTGTGACTTTGGTCTTGGCGCGGAGGCGGGCTATGTTGTAGAGCTTGCCGTCCGACCTAGTCTTGGGATGTAGACACCCTACGCTGCAGTCTTTGATGGCGTATTGAAGGAGCATGGAGAAGAAGATACCAAAGAGTGTGAGCATAAGGGCGCAGCCTTGTTTCActccactgctgactgggaaggCTTAGGATGTTCGTGCGTTGTAGCATACTGTGCTGTGCATATTCTCGTGGAAGGGCGTGACCACTGCAAGCAGGTGCGGTGGGCAACCAATCTTCTGCAGCAACCTGAAGAGTCTGCTTCTGCTGACCAGATCAAAGCGCCTTTGTGAGGTCGAGTGAAGGCGATGTAGAGTGGCATATGCTGCTCCTGACACTTCTCCTGCAGCTGGCGTAGTGAGAAGATCATGTCTACTGTTGATCGGCCATCCCTGAAGCCGCACTGGGACTTCGGGGTAGGCCGGAGGCGAGGGTCTGCAGGCGGGCCAGAGCGGCTGGCAGTGAACACTTGCCTACAATGCTGAGGAGGAGATGCCCGGTAGTTGTTGCAGTCACTACGGTCTCCCTTGTTCTTGTACAAGGTGACAATGTTAAGCGTCTCGCATGTCCTGGGGATGTAGCCCTGTTCCCAGCAGAGACAGAGGAGGTGGGTGAAGTGGTTTTAGCAGGGCTGGTTTCCAGCTCTTTAGAACCTCGGGAGGGATTCCATCAGCTCCTGAGCCTTCCTGCAGGCAAGGCAGTCGATGGCTTTGCTGAGCTAGATCCATGGTTGGTGGGGTATCTAGCTCCTCCATGACTGGTAGGTCTGGGATGGCGTTGAGAGCCGTGTCAGTCACCGCGTTCAGCGTTGCGTATAGCTCAAGGTAGTGCTCCGTCCATCGCTTCATCTGCTTTTCCTGGTCGGTGATAACCTCTCCGTCTTGGACTTGAGGGCGGTCTTGGAGGGGTTGGGCCTGTTGCCTTCTTGATGCCCTCGTACATCCCTCTTGCGTTTCCTGTCTcggcagctctttgtatgctgcTGCAGAGGTCTAGCCAGTAGGTGTTGGCGCAGTGGCTGGCGGTCTGCTGGGCTTTGTTCCTGGCAGTCGGAGGATTGTAAGATACTAGGGCTTGGATTGGCCTTGTAGGCCAGAAGGGCTTTCCTTTTTGCCTCAGTCACGGGCTCCATTTCTTCCCAGTGTGCCTCGTACCAGTCGACATTTTTCCGCTCCTTCTTCCCGTAGGCGGTAATGGCGGCGTTGTAAACCCAGCGTCGCGGGCGGAGCCACTTGGGTCGATGGTGTCATCTGCTGACACTCCTCGCTGAGCGTGTTCCAGCCTGCTGATGAACTGCTGGGTTTTCTCAGGATTGCTGGCGCAGCAGGCATT contains:
- the LOC127642794 gene encoding uncharacterized protein LOC127642794: MEDFLLQLDRMISVPDLSQMASWLRGCPSLLDECLQSISVPKQLKILLEHQRANGHLLENESLPLGRVVIPSNHTESGDPSELGNDSDGLEDDCQSSITTSDFHISGWSAMKGKHKKETNELMEREDEVDDEEEEEEDDDDDNDEEYLPNKSQRGTLAHSRNQASCKRTPGKSNKRKREDNDVEVSREFTFINHLRHEASYPTTEASKVPWTDEETFGLIKIWGKDSIQRTLKDCAHNRHIFNLISKMMSERGFARTAEQCHTRIKRLKMSFRQCHESNMKGTVRPEWKFYNLLEKILCRKDSFTNQEFSINANDGTVADESTGQHDEQGITDQEFLGNAGQEDTRNVPWTDLETQTLISIWGEDRTQRELRGVQQDGHIFDMISKKMGAQGYIRTEEQCQTRVKRLKQCFKQCYENNPLEGKEQVEFKFYKQMEKIMGNKESSHNLLTEVKDEESDSEYQVYTYQDIGSMDSELEIVD